A single genomic interval of Musa acuminata AAA Group cultivar baxijiao chromosome BXJ3-4, Cavendish_Baxijiao_AAA, whole genome shotgun sequence harbors:
- the LOC135637076 gene encoding glycine-rich protein 2-like, with protein MEQANDRSRGTVKWFNNTKGFGFISPDDGGEDLFVHQSSIKAEGYRTLTEGEIVEFMVTEGDDGRIKAVDVTGPDGSNVQGGGGGGGDGRREGFGGGRGGGSWGGGYGGGRGRGGGSYGGGGACYNCGETGHFAKDCHQGSGGGGAACYNCGEMGHLARDCSQGGGSGSRRYGGGGGGNDRSCYNCGEMGHIARECPGKV; from the coding sequence ATGGAGCAGGCGAACGACCGATCGAGGGGAACGGTGAAGTGGTTCAACAACACCAAGGGGTTCGGTTTCATCTCGCCGGACGACGGCGGGGAGGACCTCTTCGTCCACCAGTCCTCCATCAAGGCTGAAGGATACCGTACCCTGACTGAGGGCGAGATCGTCGAGTTCATGGTCACCGAGGGCGACGACGGCCGCATCAAGGCCGTCGACGTCACCGGTCCCGACGGATCCAACGTCCaggggggcggcggcggcggcggcgacggtcgGAGAGAAGGGTTTGGAGGTGGCCGTGGCGGCGGATCCTGGGGAGGGGGGTACGGTGGTGGGAGGGGAAGGGGCGGCGGAAGCTATGGTGGTGGCGGAGCTTGTTATAATTGCGGTGAGACTGGGCATTTTGCCAAAGATTGTCACCAGGGTAGTGGCGGTGGCGGTGCtgcttgctataactgtggtgagatggGACATCTTGCCAGAGATTGCTCCCAGGGAGGAGGCAGTGGCAGCAGAAGGTACGGTGGGGGAGGCGGTGGGAATGATCGGTCTTGTTACAATTGTGGTGAGATGGGGCATATTGCTAGGGAATGCCCTGGCAAGGTCTGA